DNA sequence from the Oscillatoria salina IIICB1 genome:
AATTGAAGACCGAATTACACTGGAACGAAATGAAGCAGGAGAAGCTACATTTGTCTTAGCACCGTTTTTTGATGCTGGTTATGTTTGGAATGTGAGCGATAATCCCAATACGTTACAAGACCAACAATTTATTGCTGGTGTGGGGCTAGGTTTGTTATGGGAACCTTTACCTAATTTTAATATTCGTCTCGATTATGGTTATCCGATTATTGATTTAGATGACCGAGGTGAAAATGCTCAAGATGAGGGCTTTTATTTTAGCGTTTATTACTTGTTTTAATGGTAAATGCACCGTACGTGAATCCCTAATTCCCAATAAATGCGGAAACCCACACATCTCAGCCGAACAGCGATCGCCAAAAATATTACATAATATTAACAAAGATCAAAAACGGAGATAACATTTATGGTATTGTTTGGATTTGGCAAAAAAGCCACTATGCCAGCCCCAGAAGAAGCTTTACCCGGACGCGACGAGCCGATGTCATTAACAAACGATCGCCATTTTGTCAATGGTAATCCACTCAAGCCTCCTTATCCAGAAGGAATGGAAATGGCTTTGTTTGGTTTGGGTTGTTTCTGGGGTGCAGAACGAAGATTTTGGCAGCAAGAAGGAGTATATACGACTGCGGTAGGTTATGCTGGTGGATATACGTCCAACCCAACTTACCAAGAAGTTTGCACGGGTAAAACAGGTCACAATGAAGTAGTTAGGGTAGTTTATGACCCCAAAGTTATCAGTTATGAAGATTTACTGAAAGTCTTTTGGGAAAGTCACAACCCTACCCAAGGTATGCGTCAAGGTAACGACGTAGGAACACAATATCGTTCGGGAATTTACGTTTATTCCGACAGCCAAAAGCAACTCGCAGAAGCATCAAAACAAGCTTATCAGCAGGCTTTGCAGAATTCTGGCTATGGTGAAATCACGACTGAAATTATCGACGCTCCCGAATTTTACTACGCTGAAGACTATCATCAGCAATATCTCGCCAAAAATCCGGGAGGTTATTGCGGTTTAGGTGGTACAAATGTTTCTTGTCCAGCTTTGACGACAAATTAATTTTTATCGTCAAAAGTCTTGATTTTTGAGCTAATTAGGGTGTTTGAAAAAGCACCCTCTACGATTGGGGAGTATTTTGTTTGCATCGTAGTGCGCCAAAATTGCTCAAAGATGGTAAAGTTACCTGAGTAATTTCTATGTAAAGGAAACTTTACATGGCAATTTTGCATCAAGTAACAAGCACTCAAAGAGATACAGCATGAAATCGTCCAGTCATTGGTTTAAACCCCTGACCGTGTTCGCTGTTGCAGCCTTAACTTGGGCTGAAACTTCTGTAAAAATTGCTCATGCAAATCCTTCTACTACTCTAGCTCAAAACGTTGAATCAGTGGAAATATATGTTCCACCTCCAGAAACAGGTAATACTGGCGTTTGTCCTTATTTTCTCGAAGGAGAAATTAAGGAAATTATCGATAGTTCTAGTTTTGCTGGAGCTAGGTGGGGGATACTGGTAGAATCTTTAGAAAGTGGGGAAACTTTCTATAGTTACAATGCCAATAGTCCATTAATTCCCGCGTCTAATACTAAATTATTTACCGCCGCCGCAGCTTTACAAAGACTTGACAATAATGCGGTTATACGTTCTAAATCTTTAAAAGAATGGATCGGCGTAACATTATTAATGAGTAACAATAGTTATGCCGATGTGTTGCTACGTTATCTTGGTGGTGCAGGTGCAGTCAAAACCGCTTTAGCTAATTTGGGAGTTAATCCTGGAGGTTATCGACAAGTAGATGGTTCGGGTTTGTCGCGACAGAATGCAGCTACTCCTGACGCGATCGTTGATACTCTCAAAGCGATGAAAAATGCCAAAGGAAGAGATATTTTTTATTCTTCTCTTCCTGTTGCTGGTGTAAGTGGTACTTTAAGAAATCGCTTTCGGAATACTTCCGTACAAGGAAAAGTTCGCGCGAAAACTGGCACTTTGACTGGGGTAAGGGCGCTTTCTGGCTATCTGGAACATCCCCAATATGGAACGATAGTTTTTAGTATTGTTGCTAATCATCCGGGTAGTTCGGGAAGGAGTTTAATTAGCGGGATCGATCGCATAGTTCTCGATCTCAATCGGCTTACTCCCTGCGATATTTAATCCGGAACGGCGATCGCTGGGTAATTGGCAGTCGCTCGCCGAGCAACTGCCAACTACCTGCATTTACCAGATATCAGTTTGACTAGATTGGGCGATCGTCAATAATTTCGTTGATTGACAAAAA
Encoded proteins:
- the msrA gene encoding peptide-methionine (S)-S-oxide reductase MsrA, which produces MVLFGFGKKATMPAPEEALPGRDEPMSLTNDRHFVNGNPLKPPYPEGMEMALFGLGCFWGAERRFWQQEGVYTTAVGYAGGYTSNPTYQEVCTGKTGHNEVVRVVYDPKVISYEDLLKVFWESHNPTQGMRQGNDVGTQYRSGIYVYSDSQKQLAEASKQAYQQALQNSGYGEITTEIIDAPEFYYAEDYHQQYLAKNPGGYCGLGGTNVSCPALTTN
- the dacB gene encoding D-alanyl-D-alanine carboxypeptidase/D-alanyl-D-alanine endopeptidase, which produces MKSSSHWFKPLTVFAVAALTWAETSVKIAHANPSTTLAQNVESVEIYVPPPETGNTGVCPYFLEGEIKEIIDSSSFAGARWGILVESLESGETFYSYNANSPLIPASNTKLFTAAAALQRLDNNAVIRSKSLKEWIGVTLLMSNNSYADVLLRYLGGAGAVKTALANLGVNPGGYRQVDGSGLSRQNAATPDAIVDTLKAMKNAKGRDIFYSSLPVAGVSGTLRNRFRNTSVQGKVRAKTGTLTGVRALSGYLEHPQYGTIVFSIVANHPGSSGRSLISGIDRIVLDLNRLTPCDI